From a single Oncorhynchus clarkii lewisi isolate Uvic-CL-2024 unplaced genomic scaffold, UVic_Ocla_1.0 unplaced_contig_12323_pilon_pilon, whole genome shotgun sequence genomic region:
- the LOC139396793 gene encoding protein PHTF2-like, which translates to RRGPQRSVDVIVSSAFLLTLSVVFICCAQLLHIHHTFLECHYNWELVIWCSSLSLFLLRFVTLGSETSKKYSNTSILLTEQINLYLKMEKKPNKKEDLTLVNNVLKLATKLLKELDAPFRLYGLTMNPLLYNITQVVILSAVSGVISDLLGFNLKLWKIKS; encoded by the exons AGAAGGGGTCCTCAGCGGTCGGTGGATGTGATCGTGTCCTCTGCcttcctcctcaccctctccgtAGTCTTCATCTGCTGTGCTCAG ttgCTCCATATCCACCACACCTTCCTGGAGTGTCACTATAACTGGGAGCTGGTGATCtggtgttcctctctgtctcttttcctgcTCCGCTTTGTTACCCTGGGCTCAGAGACCAGCAAGAAGTACAGCAACACCTCCATCTTACTGACAGAACAG ATTAATCTGTACCTGAAGATGGAGAAGAAACCAAACAAGAAGGAGGATTTGACATTGGTCAACAACGTACTGAAGCTGGCCACCAAGCTATTGAAG GAGTTGGATGCTCCGTTCAGGCTGTATGGTCTGACGATGAACCCTCTGCTCTACAACATCACCCAGGTGGTCATCCTGTCTGCTGTGTCCGGAGTCATCAGTGACCTACTGGGCTTCAACCTGAAG CTCTGGAAGATCAAATCATGA